In one window of Flavobacterium ginsengisoli DNA:
- a CDS encoding SusC/RagA family TonB-linked outer membrane protein: MNLKLKIALIGLLIVGSHSIMAQSKTIHGVITDPSGFPLPGASINVEGTQNSASTDFDGKYSLKGVNPTDKITYSYVGLVSQTITVGERNSINVTLIQSAQNLNEVVVAYGTQKRTKVTGAVSTVSSKDIAAVPITNAESALQGRAAGVTVVNGAPGSNPTVSIRGLATMGNSAPLYVIDGVLTGNLSGLSPNDIESISVLKDASTTALYGSKAFNGVIMVTTKKGKKGPGQLSFSTYVGGQEVTKRYNVLNTQQYLQYAKDLGSDLTARAAEFGNINTNWQDQIFQTGVMQDYNLSFSNGTETSTGRYSAEYMKQDGAIINTGFERYSFRANNTQDIGKLRIGSNMGISFSTINPERSSGGRTLLEHAIKMAPYLPIYNEDNIGGYQGPSAIDGNDAENPVRVANLGYQKINNLSIIGNIYAELEIYKGLKFRSQVSLDYYTSKDHTFIPGFQDGSYHKQAFSSTNETNSQGQTIVFDNSLTYKTTIAQKHNLEVLGVITKIDGKSQSLAAGSRYYISNEIDQLRYNEGSLGSANYEEKNLGYIARINYDYADKYLLAVSGRRDASSRFGSNNRWGNFYSVAVGWNIAKESFMENSIFSTLKLRASTGTTGNDRIDNYQYSATLLANYNYPIGGANTPGVSLGVAANPDLKWESKLDRNIGVDFGLFDDKLTGSFEYFNNKSSDILFAVPLVCFCWICRWWNSNSKYRRRKSKRF; encoded by the coding sequence ATGAACTTAAAACTCAAAATTGCACTAATCGGACTGCTGATCGTGGGCAGTCATAGTATAATGGCACAATCAAAGACCATTCATGGCGTGATTACAGATCCTTCTGGGTTTCCGTTGCCAGGTGCCAGCATCAATGTAGAAGGTACGCAGAATAGCGCATCAACAGATTTTGACGGTAAATACTCTTTAAAAGGAGTTAATCCTACTGATAAAATAACGTATTCTTATGTTGGCTTAGTGTCACAGACTATTACTGTGGGCGAAAGAAACTCAATAAATGTAACTCTTATTCAATCTGCACAAAATTTAAATGAAGTTGTAGTAGCTTATGGTACTCAAAAGAGAACTAAGGTTACAGGAGCAGTTTCAACAGTAAGCTCAAAAGATATTGCCGCAGTGCCTATTACGAATGCCGAATCTGCTTTACAAGGACGTGCAGCAGGGGTTACAGTTGTAAATGGTGCACCAGGTTCTAATCCTACCGTTAGTATTCGTGGTCTGGCTACAATGGGAAATAGCGCTCCTTTGTATGTAATCGATGGAGTTTTAACTGGAAATCTTTCTGGTTTAAGCCCTAATGATATCGAGAGTATCTCTGTTTTAAAAGACGCTTCGACTACAGCTTTGTACGGTTCTAAAGCTTTTAACGGTGTAATTATGGTTACTACTAAAAAAGGTAAAAAAGGTCCAGGGCAATTAAGTTTTAGCACTTACGTTGGAGGACAGGAAGTGACAAAAAGATACAATGTCTTAAATACGCAACAATATCTTCAATATGCTAAAGATTTAGGAAGCGATCTAACAGCAAGAGCGGCTGAATTTGGAAACATTAACACAAATTGGCAGGACCAGATTTTTCAAACTGGAGTTATGCAGGATTATAACCTGAGCTTTTCGAATGGTACAGAAACTTCGACAGGACGTTATTCTGCAGAATATATGAAACAAGACGGAGCTATTATAAACACTGGTTTCGAACGTTATTCTTTTAGAGCTAATAATACACAAGATATTGGTAAACTAAGAATTGGAAGCAACATGGGAATTTCTTTCAGTACAATAAATCCAGAACGCAGCTCGGGCGGAAGAACACTCTTAGAGCATGCTATTAAAATGGCTCCTTATTTACCAATTTATAATGAAGATAATATCGGAGGCTATCAAGGTCCTAGTGCTATTGATGGAAACGATGCAGAAAATCCAGTGCGTGTAGCTAATTTAGGATATCAGAAAATTAATAATTTATCTATTATCGGAAATATTTATGCCGAGTTAGAAATTTACAAAGGTTTGAAATTCAGATCACAAGTTTCTTTAGATTACTATACAAGCAAAGACCATACTTTTATTCCTGGTTTTCAGGATGGTTCTTATCACAAACAGGCATTTTCTTCAACAAACGAAACAAATTCACAAGGACAAACTATCGTTTTTGATAATAGCTTAACATATAAAACAACTATTGCTCAAAAACACAACCTTGAAGTATTAGGAGTTATTACTAAAATTGACGGAAAATCACAAAGCTTAGCAGCAGGAAGCCGCTATTATATTTCAAACGAAATTGATCAGCTGCGTTATAATGAAGGAAGTTTAGGATCTGCTAATTATGAAGAAAAAAACTTAGGATATATTGCTCGTATCAACTATGATTATGCTGATAAATACTTATTAGCTGTTTCAGGGCGTAGAGATGCATCTTCTCGTTTTGGATCAAATAACCGTTGGGGTAATTTCTATTCTGTTGCTGTAGGATGGAACATAGCTAAAGAAAGTTTTATGGAAAATTCTATTTTCAGCACATTAAAACTTAGAGCTAGTACAGGAACCACTGGAAATGATAGAATAGACAACTATCAATATAGCGCTACTTTATTGGCAAATTATAACTATCCAATTGGAGGAGCAAATACGCCTGGGGTTTCTTTAGGTGTTGCGGCTAATCCAGACTTGAAATGGGAGTCAAAATTAGATAGAAATATAGGGGTTGATTTTGGTTTATTT
- a CDS encoding glycoside hydrolase family 97 protein has translation MNLKKIIFLCFVGFFQLNAQPIVKSPDGKLVVSISADNGIPQYNVTYNEKTFIEKSPLGLKTSAGDFSFGLTLEANSSQNKIDESYQLRNIKKSNVHYTANEAIFSFTKEGRAAFDVIFRVSNNNLAFKYKIYPQKETVSCVVEEEVSGFLLPKGTTTFLCPQSNPMTGFARTAPSYETSYALDDAVGKNGLGNGYTFPCLFKVNSDGWVLISETGVDSGYCASRLIGHENGLYSIGFPMQGENNGNGTVAPGIPLTGETPWRTITIGETLAPIVETTVSFDLVKPKYEASKEYQYTKGTWSWIMKMDNSTTFPVQKQYIDFSASMGYETILVDALWDTQIGRDKIAELAAYGAQKGVGLYLWYNSNGYWNDAPQGPRGLMDNATIRRREMAWMNSIGIKGIKVDFFGGDKQVTMKLYEDILTDANEFGIMVIFHGCTLPRGWERMYPNYASSEAVLASENLHFGQLSHDNEALNATTHTFIRNTVGSMDFGGSALNRFYNSDNIAGKGSKRMTSDVFALATSVLFQSGVQHFALAPNNLYDAPEWAIKFMKEVPSVWDEVRFLDGYPGKYVVLARRKGAKWYVAGINAEKIAEDKAKIRYV, from the coding sequence ATGAATCTTAAAAAAATAATATTCTTATGTTTTGTTGGTTTCTTTCAGCTAAACGCGCAGCCAATAGTAAAAAGTCCTGATGGAAAACTTGTTGTGTCGATTTCTGCAGATAATGGAATACCGCAGTATAATGTAACATACAATGAAAAAACGTTTATTGAGAAGTCTCCGTTAGGTCTAAAAACAAGTGCAGGAGATTTTAGTTTCGGTTTGACTTTAGAGGCAAATAGCAGTCAAAATAAAATTGACGAATCCTATCAATTGCGTAACATAAAAAAAAGCAATGTTCATTATACCGCTAACGAAGCTATTTTTTCATTTACAAAAGAAGGCAGGGCAGCTTTTGATGTAATTTTTAGAGTAAGCAATAATAATCTGGCATTTAAATATAAAATATATCCACAGAAAGAAACAGTTTCCTGCGTAGTTGAGGAAGAAGTCTCAGGATTTTTACTGCCAAAAGGAACCACGACATTCTTGTGTCCGCAAAGTAATCCAATGACAGGATTTGCGAGAACAGCTCCAAGTTATGAAACTTCATATGCACTTGATGATGCTGTCGGAAAAAATGGTTTGGGAAATGGCTACACGTTTCCATGTCTGTTTAAAGTAAATAGCGACGGATGGGTTTTAATTTCTGAAACTGGGGTAGACAGCGGTTATTGTGCAAGCAGATTAATTGGGCATGAGAACGGATTATATTCAATTGGATTTCCGATGCAGGGAGAAAATAACGGAAATGGTACAGTTGCGCCTGGAATTCCACTTACAGGAGAAACTCCATGGCGCACCATCACAATTGGAGAGACGCTGGCTCCAATAGTTGAAACTACTGTTTCGTTTGATTTGGTTAAACCAAAATATGAAGCTTCTAAAGAATACCAGTACACAAAAGGAACTTGGAGTTGGATTATGAAGATGGACAACAGCACGACGTTTCCTGTACAAAAACAATATATCGATTTTAGCGCTTCAATGGGATATGAAACCATTTTAGTTGATGCGCTTTGGGATACGCAAATAGGTCGTGATAAAATTGCAGAATTAGCCGCATACGGTGCGCAGAAAGGCGTGGGGCTTTATTTATGGTACAATTCAAATGGGTATTGGAATGATGCTCCGCAGGGGCCGAGGGGCTTAATGGATAATGCAACTATCCGACGCAGGGAAATGGCATGGATGAATAGCATTGGGATTAAAGGAATCAAAGTTGATTTTTTTGGAGGAGATAAACAGGTGACCATGAAATTGTATGAAGATATTTTGACAGATGCCAATGAATTTGGAATTATGGTTATTTTTCATGGATGTACTTTACCTCGAGGTTGGGAACGCATGTATCCAAATTATGCATCTAGCGAAGCGGTTTTGGCAAGTGAAAATCTGCATTTTGGACAACTAAGTCACGATAATGAAGCCTTAAATGCCACAACACATACTTTTATTAGAAACACGGTAGGAAGTATGGATTTTGGAGGAAGTGCTTTAAATAGATTCTATAATAGCGATAATATTGCAGGTAAAGGATCAAAAAGAATGACATCTGATGTGTTTGCTTTAGCTACTTCGGTACTTTTTCAAAGCGGTGTGCAACATTTTGCCTTAGCACCAAATAATTTATATGATGCTCCGGAGTGGGCTATTAAGTTTATGAAGGAAGTGCCTTCTGTATGGGATGAAGTTCGTTTTTTAGATGGCTATCCTGGCAAATATGTAGTGCTGGCTAGAAGAAAGGGAGCAAAATGGTATGTTGCTGGAATTAATGCTGAAAAAATTGCTGAAGATAAAGCTAAAATTAGATATGTTTAA
- a CDS encoding glycoside hydrolase 43 family protein, which translates to MKTQDFICAFLALAMNIFAGQAQKGKAQNPIIFADVPDLSIIRVNDTYYMSSTTMHMNPGVPIMKSKDLVSWHLVNYAYQTLEDKDDRLNLDNGKNDYGRGSWASSLRYHNGVYYVSTFSGTTDKTYIFSTKDIEKGPWRRIVLSKSYHDHSLFFDDDGKVYLVWGGGKLQVVELKEDLLEVKEETKKVLIENANAPAMSEIMLPAEGSQLFKIKGKYYLFNICWPKNGMRTVIIHRADSMAGPWEGKVGLQDLGVAQGGLIDTPDGRWFSYLFKDAGGVGRIPYLVSVKWENGWPVLGENGKVPDNLDLPANKSFIPEL; encoded by the coding sequence ATGAAAACACAAGATTTTATATGTGCTTTTTTGGCACTAGCAATGAACATTTTTGCGGGTCAAGCTCAAAAAGGCAAAGCTCAAAATCCTATTATTTTTGCCGATGTACCAGATTTATCCATAATCAGGGTAAACGACACTTACTATATGAGCAGTACAACTATGCACATGAATCCAGGTGTTCCGATTATGAAATCTAAAGATTTAGTGAGTTGGCATCTCGTTAATTACGCTTACCAAACCTTAGAAGATAAAGATGACCGCCTGAACTTAGATAATGGAAAAAATGACTATGGTAGAGGTTCGTGGGCAAGCAGTCTGCGCTATCATAATGGGGTATATTATGTGAGTACTTTTTCGGGAACAACAGATAAAACGTATATTTTTTCTACAAAAGATATTGAAAAAGGGCCTTGGAGAAGAATTGTATTAAGCAAATCGTACCATGATCATTCGCTTTTCTTTGATGATGACGGCAAAGTTTATCTTGTCTGGGGAGGCGGAAAACTTCAAGTTGTAGAATTAAAAGAAGATTTGTTAGAAGTTAAAGAAGAAACGAAGAAAGTCTTAATTGAAAATGCAAATGCTCCAGCAATGAGTGAGATCATGCTGCCAGCAGAAGGATCACAGCTTTTTAAAATTAAAGGGAAATACTATTTGTTTAATATCTGCTGGCCTAAAAACGGCATGCGTACTGTAATCATACACAGAGCTGATTCGATGGCAGGTCCTTGGGAAGGAAAAGTCGGACTTCAGGATTTGGGCGTAGCACAAGGCGGACTTATTGATACTCCAGATGGCAGATGGTTTTCTTATCTGTTTAAAGATGCAGGAGGTGTTGGCCGTATTCCGTATCTTGTTTCTGTAAAATGGGAGAATGGATGGCCTGTATTGGGGGAAAATGGTAAAGTGCCTGATAATTTAGATCTTCCAGCCAATAAAAGCTTTATTCCCGAATTGTAA
- a CDS encoding sialate O-acetylesterase, which yields MKSIIRFFLIVVLFFAGQKGYSQDPNFHIYLSFGQSNMEGATPIEAEDKINIDPRFQVLEAVDCPDLNREMGKWYTAIPPLCRCKTGLTPTDYFGRIMVANLPKNIQVGVVNVAVGGCKIELFDKDNFESYIKTAPDWMLGIIKEYDGSPYARLVEMAKIAQKKGVIKGILLHQGESNTGDTLWPKKVKIVYDNLMRDLNLDPKKVPLLSGETVNEDQNGKCASMNKIIATLPQTIPTSYVISSKGCTVAADFLHFNAAGYRELGKRYAEKMLSLLGYKSNASNDPFIVQAPIGFDALDPKVPTGKIETVSYNSKTVGTVRKATIYTPPGFAKNNKYPVLYLLHGIGGDEKEWLNGGSPQIILDNLYAEGKLQPMIVVMPNGRAMKDDSASGNIMAPEKVQAFADFEKDLLKDLIPFIEKKYNVRKDREHRAIAGLSMGGGQSLNFGLGNLDKFAWIGGFSSAPNTKKTEELVPNPEETKKKLKLLWISCGDKDWLIENSQRTHDYLVKNNVSHIYYLEPGVHDFKVWKNSLYMFSQLLFKPVDESSFAKYTVLETTGQI from the coding sequence ATGAAATCAATAATTAGATTTTTCTTAATTGTAGTCCTTTTTTTTGCAGGGCAGAAGGGATATTCTCAAGATCCAAATTTTCATATCTATTTAAGTTTTGGTCAGTCTAATATGGAAGGTGCCACGCCAATAGAAGCTGAAGACAAGATAAATATAGATCCTCGCTTTCAAGTGCTGGAAGCAGTAGACTGTCCAGATTTAAACCGCGAAATGGGTAAATGGTATACAGCAATACCACCTCTATGTCGATGTAAAACTGGATTAACACCAACAGATTATTTTGGAAGAATTATGGTTGCCAATCTTCCTAAAAACATACAAGTGGGAGTGGTAAATGTTGCAGTTGGAGGATGTAAGATAGAACTTTTTGATAAGGACAATTTTGAGAGTTACATCAAAACAGCTCCAGACTGGATGCTGGGTATAATCAAAGAATATGATGGAAGTCCGTATGCTAGACTTGTAGAGATGGCAAAAATTGCTCAAAAGAAAGGTGTCATAAAAGGAATTTTGCTACATCAGGGAGAATCTAATACGGGTGATACATTATGGCCGAAAAAGGTCAAAATAGTCTATGATAATCTGATGAGGGATCTCAATTTAGATCCTAAAAAAGTGCCTTTACTTTCTGGAGAGACCGTCAATGAAGACCAAAACGGAAAATGTGCGAGCATGAATAAAATTATTGCAACATTGCCTCAGACTATTCCAACCTCGTATGTAATTTCATCAAAAGGTTGCACAGTTGCCGCAGATTTTCTTCATTTCAATGCAGCTGGATATAGAGAATTAGGAAAGCGTTATGCAGAAAAAATGCTTTCCTTGTTAGGTTATAAGTCAAATGCTTCAAATGACCCATTTATTGTTCAGGCACCAATAGGATTCGACGCGCTAGACCCGAAAGTTCCGACAGGAAAAATAGAAACGGTAAGTTATAATTCAAAGACGGTTGGCACAGTTAGAAAAGCAACTATTTATACACCGCCAGGATTTGCTAAAAATAATAAATACCCAGTTTTATACCTATTGCACGGAATTGGAGGAGATGAAAAAGAATGGCTTAACGGCGGAAGTCCGCAGATTATATTAGACAACCTTTATGCAGAAGGCAAATTACAGCCAATGATTGTGGTAATGCCAAACGGAAGAGCTATGAAAGATGATAGTGCTTCGGGAAATATTATGGCGCCAGAGAAAGTGCAGGCATTTGCAGATTTTGAAAAAGATCTATTAAAAGATTTAATTCCTTTTATTGAAAAAAAATATAATGTTCGCAAAGATAGAGAACATCGTGCCATTGCAGGATTGTCTATGGGAGGAGGACAATCGCTGAATTTCGGTTTAGGAAACTTGGATAAATTTGCTTGGATAGGAGGGTTTTCATCGGCTCCAAATACTAAGAAAACAGAAGAATTAGTGCCAAATCCCGAGGAAACTAAAAAGAAACTGAAACTGCTTTGGATTTCTTGCGGAGATAAGGATTGGTTAATTGAAAACAGTCAACGCACTCACGATTATTTAGTTAAAAATAATGTGTCGCACATTTATTATTTAGAACCAGGAGTTCACGATTTTAAAGTATGGAAAAACAGCTTATATATGTTTTCGCAATTACTATTCAAACCCGTTGATGAATCGAGTTTTGCAAAATATACTGTTTTAGAAACGACGGGCCAAATTTGA
- a CDS encoding glycoside hydrolase family 43 protein, giving the protein MITKKISFLYFIGFLCFFSLTAQEKKSNKTSNKRSPVFSSVIYQGDDEIYKRNPLKSDEFYSPILQGCYPDPAITRKGEDYYMVCSSFAMFPGVPIFHSKDLVNWTDLGGVLNNVSEFNPHDTGISGGVYAPGITYNPHNDTFYMIVTAFTGNMGNIIVKTKDPKNGWGSPIKLAFNGIDPSIFFDDNGKGYVVHNDAPDKGKELYNGHRVIKVWEYDLDKDQVIPGTDKIIVDGGVDLSKKPIWIEAPHLYKKDNHYYLMCAEGGTGDNHSEVIFISDSPKGPFKPAPNNPILTQRYFAKNRPDKVDWAGHADLVLGPDNKYYGVFLGIRPNEKDRVNTGRETFILPVDWSGTFPIFENGLIPMVPKLKMPNGAINKTGNEGFLPNGNFTFTENFTSKKLDYRWIGLRGPREHFISIVKKGLQINPFPVNIKELKPTSTLFYRQQAQHFFI; this is encoded by the coding sequence ATGATTACAAAAAAAATATCTTTTTTATACTTTATCGGATTTTTATGTTTTTTCTCCCTGACAGCCCAAGAGAAAAAATCAAACAAAACGTCAAATAAGCGATCTCCAGTCTTTTCTAGTGTTATATATCAGGGAGATGATGAAATCTATAAAAGAAATCCTTTAAAATCCGATGAATTCTATTCTCCAATTCTGCAAGGATGTTACCCAGATCCTGCTATTACAAGAAAAGGAGAGGACTACTATATGGTTTGTTCTTCATTTGCTATGTTTCCAGGAGTTCCAATTTTTCATTCTAAAGATTTGGTAAACTGGACTGATTTGGGAGGAGTATTGAATAATGTATCAGAGTTTAATCCCCATGATACAGGCATTAGTGGTGGTGTTTACGCGCCGGGAATTACTTACAATCCACACAATGACACTTTCTATATGATTGTAACGGCATTTACAGGAAATATGGGAAATATTATTGTGAAAACTAAAGATCCAAAAAATGGATGGGGAAGTCCAATTAAATTGGCTTTTAACGGAATTGATCCTTCTATTTTCTTTGATGACAACGGAAAAGGTTATGTGGTGCACAATGATGCTCCAGATAAAGGAAAAGAATTGTATAATGGACATCGTGTTATTAAAGTATGGGAATATGATCTAGATAAAGATCAGGTTATTCCTGGAACAGATAAAATTATAGTAGATGGCGGAGTTGATCTTTCTAAGAAACCAATATGGATTGAGGCGCCTCATTTGTATAAGAAAGACAATCATTATTATTTAATGTGTGCAGAAGGAGGTACAGGAGATAATCATAGTGAAGTTATTTTTATTAGCGATAGTCCAAAAGGTCCTTTTAAGCCAGCACCCAATAATCCAATTCTTACTCAAAGATATTTTGCTAAAAACAGACCCGATAAAGTAGATTGGGCTGGACACGCAGATTTAGTGCTTGGTCCTGATAATAAATATTATGGTGTGTTTTTGGGAATTCGTCCAAATGAAAAAGACAGAGTAAATACAGGACGCGAAACATTTATCTTGCCAGTAGACTGGTCGGGGACTTTCCCTATTTTTGAAAACGGTTTAATTCCAATGGTGCCAAAATTGAAAATGCCAAATGGTGCAATAAACAAAACTGGCAATGAAGGTTTTCTTCCTAATGGCAATTTTACATTTACAGAGAATTTTACCTCAAAAAAATTAGATTATAGATGGATAGGATTAAGAGGCCCTAGAGAACATTTTATTTCTATTGTTAAAAAAGGCTTGCAGATTAATCCATTTCCGGTAAATATTAAAGAACTAAAGCCAACTTCAACATTGTTTTATAGACAGCAAGCACAACACTTTTTCATTTGA
- a CDS encoding glycoside hydrolase family 3 protein: MLNAAPAIPRLGIPAYDWWNETLHGVARTPFKTTVFPQAIAMAATFDKNSLYKMADYSALEGRAIYNKAVELKRTNERYLGLTYWTPNINIFRDPRWGRGQETYGEDPYLTATLGDAFVKGLQGDDPKYLKAAACAKHYAVHSGPESLRHTFDVDVTPYELWDTYLPAFKKLVTESKVAGVMCAYNAFRTQPCCASDILMNDILRKEWHFDGYVTSDCWAIDDFFKNHKTHPDAESAAADAVYHGTDVDCGTDAYKSLVSAVKNGKITEEQINISVKRLFLIRFKLGMFDPVSMVKYAQTPSSVLECEEHSNHALKMARQSIVLLKK, from the coding sequence ATGCTAAATGCCGCACCAGCAATCCCAAGGCTTGGAATTCCAGCTTATGACTGGTGGAATGAAACTCTACACGGTGTTGCAAGAACTCCTTTTAAAACAACAGTTTTTCCGCAGGCCATTGCAATGGCCGCAACCTTTGATAAAAATTCTCTTTATAAAATGGCCGATTATTCTGCTTTAGAAGGCAGGGCAATATACAATAAGGCAGTAGAGCTTAAAAGAACAAACGAACGTTATTTGGGACTAACCTACTGGACTCCTAATATCAATATTTTTCGTGACCCAAGATGGGGACGCGGACAGGAGACTTATGGAGAAGATCCCTATTTAACAGCTACGTTAGGTGACGCTTTTGTAAAAGGGCTTCAGGGTGATGATCCCAAATACTTAAAAGCTGCAGCCTGCGCAAAACACTACGCCGTACATAGCGGACCAGAATCTCTACGACATACTTTTGATGTTGATGTCACTCCTTATGAACTGTGGGATACTTACCTGCCAGCATTCAAAAAATTAGTTACCGAATCGAAGGTAGCCGGAGTAATGTGTGCCTATAATGCATTTAGAACACAGCCCTGTTGTGCAAGTGATATCCTTATGAATGACATTCTGAGAAAAGAATGGCATTTTGACGGCTATGTCACATCGGACTGTTGGGCTATCGACGATTTTTTTAAAAATCATAAAACCCATCCTGATGCTGAATCAGCCGCTGCAGACGCAGTATATCATGGAACAGATGTTGATTGTGGAACCGACGCCTACAAATCGCTTGTGTCAGCTGTTAAAAACGGAAAAATTACTGAGGAGCAGATTAATATTTCTGTAAAACGTCTTTTCTTGATCCGCTTTAAATTAGGAATGTTTGATCCTGTTTCGATGGTTAAATATGCACAGACTCCAAGTTCTGTTTTAGAATGTGAAGAACATAGCAATCATGCTTTAAAAATGGCCAGACAATCTATAGTTCTGCTAAAAAAATGA
- a CDS encoding glycoside hydrolase family 3 C-terminal domain-containing protein encodes MKKILLPLSKKLKKIVVLGPNADNSISILGNYNGTPSKLTTVLQGIKEKVSADTEVIYEKAVNFTNDTLLVYKDLKNQYSYEGKQGFKAEYFTNKTLSGKPETTRTESEINNFWQEGEVITKNIKANHFSARYTTNFKADENGSITFEIRADDGYRFIVDGKEVINAWEKNRWGEKTYKLQTKKDAVYNLVLEYWQGEGKAEVSLQTGNFIKNDFNTLIERHKNADAFIFVGGISPQLEGEEMPVNVPGFNGGDRTSILLPEIQTQLLKTLKSSGKPVVFLMMTGSAIAVPWEAENIPAILNIWYGGQSAGTASADVLFGDYNPAGRLPVTFYKSDSDLPLFTDYKMENKTYRYFKGTPLYGFGYGLSYTEFKYSELKIPEKIKKGQPITISVKVTNSGKMEGEEVSQLYLVNLDSTIKARLKSLKGFERFNLKPGQSTVVSFNLSPEDLSYVTEDGSLKQYQDKVQIAVGGRQPDEKEKGKNNLITKTLKIEK; translated from the coding sequence ATGAAAAAAATACTGCTGCCATTGAGCAAAAAACTCAAAAAAATTGTTGTGTTAGGGCCAAATGCAGATAATTCAATCTCCATTCTTGGAAATTACAACGGAACCCCATCTAAGCTAACAACTGTACTACAGGGCATAAAAGAAAAAGTAAGCGCCGATACAGAAGTTATTTATGAAAAGGCTGTCAACTTTACGAATGATACTCTATTGGTTTACAAAGATCTTAAAAACCAATATTCTTATGAAGGAAAACAAGGTTTTAAGGCAGAATATTTTACTAATAAAACATTGTCTGGTAAACCTGAAACTACAAGAACTGAATCTGAAATAAATAATTTTTGGCAAGAAGGAGAAGTTATTACTAAAAACATCAAAGCAAATCATTTTTCAGCACGATATACCACTAATTTTAAAGCTGACGAAAATGGTTCAATCACTTTTGAAATTCGTGCAGATGATGGCTACAGATTCATCGTAGATGGAAAAGAAGTCATAAATGCTTGGGAGAAAAACCGATGGGGCGAAAAAACCTATAAACTTCAAACCAAAAAAGATGCAGTTTACAATTTAGTGCTAGAATACTGGCAAGGTGAAGGAAAAGCCGAAGTGTCATTGCAAACAGGAAATTTTATAAAAAACGATTTCAATACTTTAATTGAACGTCATAAAAATGCAGACGCATTCATTTTCGTAGGAGGTATTTCACCACAGCTTGAAGGAGAAGAAATGCCCGTAAATGTTCCAGGATTTAACGGCGGAGATCGTACCTCTATATTGCTTCCTGAAATACAGACACAACTTTTAAAAACTCTTAAATCTTCCGGGAAACCAGTAGTTTTTCTAATGATGACAGGTAGTGCAATAGCTGTTCCGTGGGAAGCAGAAAATATACCAGCAATACTTAATATATGGTACGGCGGACAATCTGCTGGAACTGCTTCTGCTGATGTTCTTTTTGGCGATTATAATCCTGCCGGAAGACTTCCTGTGACTTTTTACAAAAGCGACTCTGATTTACCTTTGTTTACTGATTATAAAATGGAAAACAAAACATACCGTTATTTTAAAGGCACTCCTTTGTATGGTTTTGGCTATGGTTTAAGTTATACCGAATTTAAATACAGCGAGCTAAAAATACCAGAAAAAATAAAAAAAGGACAGCCAATCACAATTTCTGTCAAAGTAACAAATTCAGGAAAAATGGAAGGAGAAGAAGTCTCGCAACTGTATTTGGTTAATCTAGATTCGACAATAAAGGCACGTTTAAAAAGCCTTAAAGGATTTGAAAGATTTAATTTGAAACCTGGCCAAAGTACTGTCGTAAGCTTTAATCTTTCTCCAGAAGATCTTTCCTATGTAACCGAAGACGGAAGCTTAAAACAATATCAAGACAAAGTTCAGATAGCTGTAGGTGGCCGTCAACCTGACGAAAAGGAAAAAGGAAAAAATAATTTAATAACTAAAACTTTAAAAATAGAAAAATAA